A window of the Butyricimonas virosa genome harbors these coding sequences:
- a CDS encoding translocation/assembly module TamB domain-containing protein yields the protein MIGLVFLAFAAYMALMTPFVQTRLVDYFTRILEERTGTTISIGRVEFRPIESLILNDVFVRDCRQDTLVFCERLVMKVDSVSFVKRRFTITEAAFEKAKFNLWIERRQDGGESLTNVEQLINSFSSSKADTVPQTSSGWNVNLTQVILKDCRFRYIESDYEPTDYGINWTDVECRNLNVRISGIDFSNKQYRAKIDGLRFREKSGFEVTNMGGEVVASDDNLLITNTFIQTKQSKVYLDTLEYNWVPEHDYWRNFTTRMQQRYVFTDSRVNFDDLAYFNGKLLGMHNTVFGSGVVFNTINNLEGRDLEVYLGDKSVLHGSFASHGLPAFFETDFNIDFTDTKVSPPELEAIYMPWLESHYVKIPEILHKYDVFTFDGNFQGKIEDFAIKARTTTPGMVGSVLFNCVMDNIGDIRYDGWFGLGQVQFGFLTGQSFLGRGSFFGKFDGVLGDSISRFNLSSDIRRLQLFDREIRNLRLTLGTEDDHLYLLSSVKNDSLQADILLDYVMGDTLSLAKTEGYVNVRQWDEWAPSVFGESESVEFDFSGTLKQSEDNRWVELLVPGLKYENSRGTWSTDSLKFSTTILGEYSFTQLQSDVADVTMEGFFHSLEVTDLWNSFLVSYLPDYKYAVDKTLPEGTSLMLDVHLNDINPFLKVAYPQLKLSRGGNLACEYHYADHQVELSLVADTISYGDFKLRDSRMKLNGDGINLHCTYTADELKYMNFGKLYNVRNVIEVNTNNVSERLTWCNWERESYSGSFSANLRLLKYGDRHLTQVFIHPSTFVMADSTWHVARSMILKEDNDIFVNNFEISRGEQRFRLWGRVTDNPRDVLSLEFHDFSLTEFNKILFDNKLQLFGQVNGEVRIQDLYKDNLIYANVNVNQWGVNRDTLGVLDLNSRWDASNSALEISMVNRMKERTPIGVFGYYKPSTDSLNVNLELSRIEVNYLAGYFPDMLKGGEGAISGNLVMKGTTQKASIDGFLEMDSVSLTVVGLNTAFKVDDRLPVKNNRVVLDNFKIYDAKGHASVCSGYYDLNSNLYDVSLKFNNFRVLNTKANQNDTFYGQLYITGQTRMNNLSGGGALSVNLKPEAHSVLYIPLTSALTEEDGSFLHFINNRQPDGGRRPGEERVSLVSNFDLNANIEINNNLEVQIIFDPTIGDILKTVGSGNLRFGLGKDNELDMFGEYKIEKGDYLFTLSNLINKKFVLNPGGSIRWNGSPYDATIDVSAIYNLRTSLSDLLAGTTTTVDKTTKVPVECELKLGENLMNPNVQFGINFPSLDVQMRSLMQSFFSSQDEINKQMFSLLILNKFYTPDYVEKDAELEERNTGYQMGVTTASELLSNQLSRWLSQISNNFDIGFSYRPGDQVTTNEFELALSTQIWNNRVTISANGNMMEKAKTNSNTSITGDFDVDVKLNRQGTLHLKAYSHTDEKITYNATETVQGVGVSYQETFDTFRELFRKYLAIFKRKKRPSTSMQSSDNKQ from the coding sequence GTGATAGGATTGGTCTTTTTGGCCTTTGCCGCATACATGGCTTTAATGACCCCGTTTGTACAGACGAGGTTAGTAGATTATTTTACCCGTATTTTAGAGGAGCGGACGGGAACCACGATTTCTATCGGACGAGTGGAATTCCGCCCGATAGAGTCACTGATCCTGAATGATGTGTTTGTTCGGGATTGTCGACAGGATACGCTTGTGTTTTGCGAGCGGCTGGTGATGAAGGTGGATTCCGTGAGTTTCGTGAAAAGACGTTTCACGATTACGGAGGCTGCTTTCGAAAAAGCCAAGTTTAATTTATGGATTGAACGTAGGCAAGATGGAGGAGAGAGTCTTACAAACGTGGAACAGCTTATCAATTCTTTTTCGTCTTCTAAGGCCGATACAGTGCCTCAAACCTCCTCGGGATGGAACGTGAATCTGACTCAGGTAATATTGAAAGACTGTCGTTTCCGGTATATTGAGAGCGATTATGAACCGACAGATTACGGGATTAACTGGACGGACGTGGAGTGCCGGAATTTGAACGTGCGTATTTCTGGTATTGATTTTTCGAACAAGCAATACAGGGCCAAAATTGATGGACTTCGTTTCAGGGAAAAGTCAGGTTTCGAGGTGACCAATATGGGAGGGGAAGTCGTGGCGAGTGATGATAATTTATTGATAACAAACACGTTTATACAGACGAAACAAAGTAAGGTTTACTTGGATACGTTGGAGTATAACTGGGTCCCGGAACACGATTACTGGCGTAATTTTACCACGAGGATGCAACAGCGTTACGTGTTTACCGATTCGAGGGTCAATTTTGATGATTTGGCGTATTTTAACGGGAAGTTATTGGGGATGCATAATACTGTTTTCGGTAGCGGGGTGGTTTTTAATACGATAAACAATCTGGAAGGGCGTGATTTAGAGGTTTACCTGGGCGATAAGAGCGTGCTTCATGGTTCATTCGCATCGCACGGGTTACCTGCTTTTTTCGAGACGGATTTCAATATTGATTTTACGGACACGAAGGTGTCTCCACCGGAATTAGAAGCTATTTATATGCCTTGGCTTGAAAGCCATTACGTGAAGATTCCGGAAATCTTGCATAAATATGACGTCTTTACTTTCGATGGGAATTTTCAGGGAAAGATTGAAGACTTTGCTATAAAAGCTCGTACCACGACTCCAGGGATGGTGGGGAGTGTGCTTTTTAATTGCGTGATGGACAATATCGGGGATATTCGTTACGATGGTTGGTTCGGTTTGGGACAAGTCCAATTTGGATTCCTCACGGGACAATCTTTTTTGGGAAGAGGGTCGTTTTTCGGAAAGTTCGATGGTGTACTGGGCGATTCGATTTCTCGATTCAATTTATCAAGCGATATACGCCGTTTGCAGTTATTTGATCGGGAAATTCGGAATCTTCGTTTGACATTGGGAACGGAAGACGATCATTTATATCTACTTTCTTCCGTGAAAAACGATAGTTTGCAGGCAGATATCCTTTTAGATTATGTTATGGGCGACACGTTGAGTCTGGCAAAGACCGAAGGCTATGTGAACGTGCGTCAGTGGGATGAGTGGGCCCCCTCTGTTTTTGGTGAAAGTGAGTCTGTTGAATTTGATTTTAGTGGTACGCTGAAACAAAGCGAGGATAATCGTTGGGTGGAATTACTGGTGCCGGGGTTGAAATACGAGAATAGCAGGGGAACGTGGAGTACCGATTCCTTGAAATTCTCCACGACTATACTGGGTGAGTACAGTTTCACTCAATTACAGTCGGATGTGGCGGACGTGACGATGGAAGGTTTTTTCCATTCCTTGGAAGTGACCGATTTGTGGAATAGTTTTTTGGTAAGTTATTTACCCGACTATAAGTATGCTGTTGACAAGACTTTGCCGGAAGGTACGAGCCTGATGCTGGACGTGCATTTAAATGATATTAATCCTTTTTTGAAAGTGGCTTACCCGCAACTGAAGCTGTCCCGGGGAGGAAATTTGGCCTGTGAGTATCATTATGCAGATCATCAGGTCGAGTTGTCTTTGGTGGCAGATACGATTTCCTATGGTGATTTTAAATTACGTGATTCTCGGATGAAACTGAATGGGGACGGGATAAACTTACACTGCACGTACACGGCTGATGAATTGAAATATATGAATTTCGGAAAGTTGTATAACGTGCGAAACGTGATAGAAGTAAACACGAATAACGTGAGTGAGCGTCTAACTTGGTGTAATTGGGAGAGGGAGAGTTATAGCGGGTCATTTTCGGCTAACTTGCGTTTGTTGAAATACGGGGATCGTCATTTGACCCAGGTGTTTATTCATCCGAGTACGTTTGTCATGGCGGATAGTACATGGCATGTGGCGCGTTCCATGATCTTGAAAGAGGATAATGACATTTTCGTGAATAATTTTGAAATCAGCCGGGGAGAACAACGTTTTCGTTTGTGGGGACGGGTGACGGATAATCCTCGTGATGTTCTTTCTTTGGAGTTTCATGATTTCAGTTTGACCGAGTTTAATAAGATTCTTTTTGATAATAAATTACAACTTTTCGGTCAGGTGAATGGTGAAGTGAGAATTCAAGATTTGTATAAAGATAATTTGATATATGCGAACGTGAATGTGAATCAGTGGGGAGTTAACCGGGACACCTTAGGTGTACTGGATTTGAATTCTCGTTGGGATGCCTCGAATAGTGCTTTGGAAATAAGCATGGTAAATCGGATGAAAGAGAGAACCCCTATAGGGGTGTTCGGGTATTATAAACCTTCGACAGACAGTTTGAATGTGAATTTGGAACTTTCCCGGATAGAGGTGAATTATCTGGCAGGTTATTTCCCGGATATGTTGAAGGGTGGTGAGGGTGCGATCTCTGGTAATTTGGTTATGAAGGGAACGACACAAAAGGCTTCGATAGACGGTTTTTTGGAAATGGATTCCGTATCGCTTACAGTAGTCGGGTTGAACACGGCTTTTAAAGTCGATGATCGCTTGCCTGTGAAAAATAATCGGGTCGTGCTGGATAATTTCAAGATATATGATGCCAAGGGACACGCATCTGTTTGTTCGGGATATTACGATCTGAATTCGAATTTATACGACGTGTCGCTTAAATTTAATAACTTCCGGGTGTTGAATACTAAAGCAAACCAGAATGATACGTTTTACGGGCAACTATATATCACGGGACAAACCCGGATGAATAATTTGTCCGGGGGCGGGGCTTTATCCGTGAATTTGAAACCGGAGGCACATTCCGTACTTTATATTCCTTTAACTTCGGCATTGACGGAGGAAGACGGGAGTTTCCTGCATTTTATAAACAATCGTCAGCCGGATGGAGGGCGTCGTCCGGGTGAAGAACGTGTTTCGTTGGTTTCCAATTTTGATTTGAATGCTAATATCGAGATCAATAATAATCTGGAAGTGCAGATTATTTTTGACCCCACGATCGGGGATATTTTGAAAACGGTGGGAAGTGGTAATCTGCGTTTCGGATTGGGGAAAGATAACGAGTTGGATATGTTCGGGGAGTACAAGATTGAAAAGGGGGATTACTTGTTCACGTTGAGTAATTTGATTAATAAAAAGTTTGTGCTGAACCCTGGGGGAAGTATCAGGTGGAATGGTTCGCCATATGATGCCACGATCGACGTGAGCGCTATATATAATTTGCGTACCTCTTTGAGTGATTTGCTTGCCGGAACCACGACGACGGTGGATAAGACGACGAAAGTACCTGTTGAGTGCGAGTTGAAGTTGGGGGAGAATCTGATGAATCCGAACGTGCAGTTTGGCATTAATTTCCCCTCTCTCGACGTGCAGATGCGAAGTCTGATGCAGAGCTTTTTTTCCAGTCAGGATGAGATTAATAAACAGATGTTTTCTTTGCTGATATTGAATAAATTCTATACCCCGGATTATGTTGAGAAGGATGCCGAATTGGAAGAACGGAACACGGGATACCAGATGGGGGTGACAACGGCGAGTGAGTTGTTGTCCAATCAATTATCCCGTTGGTTATCACAGATCAGTAATAATTTTGATATCGGTTTTTCTTATCGTCCGGGTGATCAGGTCACGACGAACGAGTTCGAGCTGGCTTTATCGACCCAGATTTGGAATAACCGAGTGACGATTTCTGCTAACGGTAACATGATGGAGAAAGCAAAGACCAATTCCAATACATCAATCACGGGTGATTTTGACGTGGATGTGAAATTGAATCGCCAAGGAACACTCCATCTGAAGGCCTATTCGCATACAGATGAGAAGATTACCTACAATGCGACCGAAACCGTGCAGGGTGTCGGTGTCTCTTACCAGGAGACGTTCGATACCTTTCGGGAATTATTCCGTAAATATCTGGCTATTTTTAAACGGAAAAAACGACCGTCAACCTCCATGCAATCCTCTGATAATAAGCAATGA